A genomic region of Xanthomonas fragariae contains the following coding sequences:
- a CDS encoding alpha/beta hydrolase, which translates to MEQTNQRCGFAAFSSAVRRCMTLVVAGSLLAGPVLAAEMPSADTAAEQASRIQLWPKAVAPGDKTLPQPQRIVERSSDPALPDRYIQQISTPYLVVYRPKRPNGTALLVTPGGGYQLIVLDNEGSALVPGFVDQAGITLFVLRYRLPGEGHPNGADVPLADAQRALRLIRANAARYGIDTQRVGVMGFSAGGHVAASLGTRYAAQVYPKVDAADALSARPDFELLIYPVIDMDSANAHMGSRQRLLGSTPSAAQLRAYSPHLHVDARTPLTFLLHAQDDTVVSVRNSLLFHDALLRAGVPSELHVFPQGGHGFGTASTTGLTVAAWPQLAQAWIAHITKAQVSTAAQDTAQ; encoded by the coding sequence ATGGAACAGACAAACCAAAGGTGCGGTTTTGCCGCGTTTTCGAGCGCCGTGCGTCGGTGCATGACGCTGGTGGTGGCGGGGTCGCTACTGGCCGGGCCAGTACTGGCTGCCGAGATGCCCAGCGCCGACACCGCCGCCGAACAGGCCAGCCGGATCCAGCTGTGGCCCAAGGCCGTGGCACCGGGGGACAAGACCCTGCCGCAGCCGCAACGCATCGTTGAGCGCAGCAGCGACCCCGCCCTGCCCGACCGCTACATCCAGCAGATCAGTACGCCCTACCTGGTGGTCTACCGCCCCAAGCGGCCCAATGGCACTGCTCTGCTGGTCACTCCCGGCGGCGGCTACCAGCTCATCGTGCTGGACAACGAAGGCAGCGCACTGGTTCCCGGCTTCGTCGACCAAGCAGGGATCACGCTGTTCGTGCTGCGCTATCGACTGCCAGGCGAAGGCCACCCCAACGGCGCCGATGTGCCGCTGGCCGATGCGCAACGCGCACTGCGGCTGATCCGCGCCAACGCCGCCCGCTATGGCATCGACACGCAGCGGGTCGGGGTGATGGGCTTCTCGGCTGGCGGCCATGTCGCGGCCAGCCTGGGCACGCGCTACGCCGCGCAGGTGTACCCGAAGGTGGACGCGGCCGATGCGCTGAGCGCGCGGCCGGATTTCGAGTTGCTGATCTACCCGGTCATCGACATGGACAGCGCCAACGCGCATATGGGCTCGCGCCAACGCCTGCTCGGCAGCACGCCCAGCGCTGCCCAGCTGCGTGCGTATTCGCCGCACTTGCACGTGGACGCACGCACGCCGCTGACCTTCCTGCTGCATGCGCAGGACGACACGGTGGTTTCGGTCCGCAACAGCCTGCTGTTCCATGATGCCCTGCTGCGCGCTGGGGTGCCGAGCGAGCTGCACGTGTTCCCGCAGGGTGGCCATGGCTTCGGGACTGCCAGCACCACCGGCCTGACCGTGGCCGCGTGGCCGCAGCTGGCTCAGGCGTGGATCGCACATATCACCAAGGCACAGGTGTCCACAGCCGCACAGGACACTGCGCAATGA
- a CDS encoding 2-keto-4-pentenoate hydratase, with translation MSNDAATPASSASSLSQIAQRFVEARRAGASLPDFPGRIPDDLVAAYRVQDIAISQWDDQVVGWKVGYIAAERRDASGDERLLGPIFSHKLWNATGGTTQFPIYEGGFGAVEAEYVLRLGADAPAEQTHFTPDEAAQLPATLFIGVEIASSPLATINTLGPRVVISDFGNNNGLILGPEVTDWLRREASSLTAQTLIDDQIVGTGGANTLPGGLRAAYAFALSRSAQRGRPLKRGDLIATGNATGIHDIEVGQRALIRFAGIGDISCTAVSAKSWRTQ, from the coding sequence TTGAGCAACGACGCCGCCACCCCAGCATCGTCCGCATCCTCGCTGTCGCAGATCGCTCAGCGCTTTGTGGAGGCACGCCGTGCAGGGGCATCGCTGCCCGATTTTCCCGGGCGAATTCCCGACGATCTGGTCGCTGCCTATCGGGTGCAGGACATTGCCATCAGCCAGTGGGACGATCAGGTGGTCGGCTGGAAGGTGGGCTATATCGCCGCCGAGCGCCGCGACGCGTCAGGCGACGAGCGTCTGCTCGGCCCGATCTTCTCGCACAAGCTCTGGAATGCTACCGGTGGAACAACGCAGTTTCCGATCTATGAGGGCGGCTTCGGCGCGGTCGAGGCCGAGTACGTGTTGCGTCTGGGCGCAGACGCGCCGGCCGAGCAGACCCACTTCACCCCGGACGAGGCGGCGCAGTTGCCGGCCACGCTGTTCATTGGCGTGGAAATCGCCAGCAGCCCGTTGGCCACCATCAACACGCTGGGCCCGCGCGTGGTGATTTCCGACTTCGGCAACAACAATGGCTTGATTCTTGGGCCGGAAGTGACCGATTGGCTGCGGCGTGAGGCGTCCTCGCTGACCGCCCAGACGCTGATCGACGACCAGATCGTCGGCACTGGCGGCGCCAACACGTTGCCGGGCGGATTGCGAGCGGCCTACGCATTTGCGCTCAGTCGTTCGGCTCAGCGCGGACGTCCGCTCAAGCGCGGTGATCTCATCGCCACGGGCAATGCCACCGGTATCCATGACATCGAAGTGGGACAGCGTGCCCTGATTCGCTTTGCTGGCATCGGCGACATTTCCTGTACGGCTGTGTCTGCCAAATCATGGCGGACCCAGTGA
- a CDS encoding TRAP transporter small permease, with protein MYRVSDIAVGVASIALLGLVVVQGWQVMTRYVLNDSPSWTEPVTLLLLSTALSLGAAAGVHTNRHFGFYLLSEHVPPLVRTVFDLIRPLMIMAIGAVLAWWSAALLLDGLDIKMAGAQMPQSINYLPLSIGGALMVVFALHKLWRVLRPIHTAGVR; from the coding sequence CTGTACCGCGTTTCCGATATCGCCGTTGGCGTGGCGTCCATCGCGCTGCTGGGCCTGGTGGTCGTGCAGGGCTGGCAGGTAATGACCCGCTACGTGCTCAACGACTCGCCCAGCTGGACCGAGCCGGTGACGCTGCTGTTGCTGAGCACCGCATTGAGCCTGGGCGCCGCCGCCGGCGTGCACACCAACCGCCATTTCGGCTTTTATCTGCTGAGCGAACACGTACCGCCGCTGGTACGCACGGTGTTCGATCTGATCCGCCCGTTGATGATCATGGCCATCGGCGCGGTGCTGGCATGGTGGAGTGCGGCGCTGCTGCTGGATGGGCTGGACATCAAGATGGCTGGCGCGCAGATGCCGCAGAGCATCAACTACCTGCCGCTGTCAATCGGCGGTGCGCTGATGGTGGTGTTCGCCTTGCACAAGCTGTGGCGTGTGCTGCGCCCGATCCACAC